The Virgibacillus siamensis genome includes a region encoding these proteins:
- a CDS encoding phenylacetate--CoA ligase family protein produces the protein MIFNEEMETMDREELEKLQLCYLQKTVKRVYDSVPFYKGKFSKTGLKPADIQSLDDLQKLPFTVKQDLRDHYPYGLFASPMKDVVRLHASSGTSGKPTVVGYTKNDIDNWAEIVARSIAASGGSRDDVMHNAYGYGLFTGGLGLHHGGEKLGITTVPVSGGNTKRQILLILDFKPIVICSTPSYALHIAEKMKEQGINPKKTSLEYGIFGAEPWSEEMRDTLEEELGIKAMDIYGLSEIVGPGVSIECVDEQNGLHIQEDHFIPEIIDPDTKERVPDGEYGELVITSLKKEALPIIRYRTGDIAAINRKTCSCGRTTARMTRVKGRIDDMLVIRGVNVFPFEMERSLLKVEELTPHYQLFLSKDGHLDAVKLQVELSEESYVQCQQNLEHSVISRLKRELQTSIKQECLVSVDVDVQPPKSIPRSEGKAVRIVDERMKQTVN, from the coding sequence ATGATTTTCAATGAGGAAATGGAAACGATGGATCGGGAAGAACTGGAAAAACTGCAGTTGTGTTACCTTCAGAAAACGGTAAAACGCGTTTATGACAGTGTTCCGTTTTATAAGGGAAAGTTTTCGAAAACAGGTCTGAAACCTGCTGATATTCAATCCCTGGATGATTTGCAAAAACTGCCTTTTACCGTGAAACAAGATCTTCGCGACCATTATCCATACGGTCTCTTTGCTTCGCCAATGAAGGATGTTGTTCGTTTGCATGCCTCATCCGGGACAAGCGGAAAACCGACTGTCGTTGGGTATACTAAAAATGATATCGACAATTGGGCAGAGATTGTGGCAAGGTCAATTGCGGCTTCGGGCGGCAGTAGGGATGATGTTATGCATAATGCATATGGCTATGGACTATTTACCGGTGGATTGGGACTTCATCATGGCGGAGAAAAACTGGGAATTACGACAGTACCGGTATCCGGCGGTAATACTAAACGACAAATACTGCTCATTCTGGATTTTAAACCGATAGTTATCTGTTCCACCCCATCGTATGCGCTGCATATTGCGGAAAAAATGAAAGAGCAAGGAATTAACCCGAAAAAAACCAGTCTCGAATATGGAATTTTCGGTGCAGAGCCATGGTCGGAGGAAATGCGGGATACGCTTGAGGAGGAACTGGGAATCAAAGCTATGGACATTTACGGCTTAAGCGAGATTGTCGGTCCTGGCGTTTCCATTGAATGTGTCGACGAACAAAATGGGCTTCACATACAGGAAGATCATTTTATACCGGAAATTATTGACCCTGACACAAAAGAGCGTGTGCCGGATGGTGAATACGGTGAATTAGTTATTACCAGCTTAAAAAAGGAAGCGCTGCCAATTATCCGCTATCGCACCGGGGACATTGCGGCAATTAATCGCAAAACATGCAGCTGCGGTCGTACTACAGCAAGAATGACTCGTGTGAAAGGCCGAATTGATGACATGCTTGTTATTCGCGGTGTCAATGTGTTTCCGTTTGAAATGGAACGCTCCCTGCTGAAGGTGGAAGAATTAACACCACATTATCAATTATTTCTAAGTAAGGATGGACATCTGGATGCTGTGAAGTTGCAGGTAGAGCTATCTGAAGAATCGTATGTGCAATGCCAGCAGAATTTGGAACACTCGGTTATATCCAGGCTTAAGCGGGAATTGCAAACATCCATTAAACAGGAATGTCTTGTCTCGGTTGATGTGGATGTGCAGCCTCCAAAATCCATACCTCGCTCAGAAGGAAAAGCAGTCAGAATCGTGGATGAGCGCATGAAACAAACGGTCAATTAA
- a CDS encoding PaaI family thioesterase, which translates to MTFKMSDLQKVANEQKKPPPCDTTMQVVVHDAMEGIAYGTWTVDRKYINGIGVAMGGFLAAAADIMMAYAISSKLTDQQGFASIDLDTTFHRPVVEGKVEMTSRVERLGRTLAYVVTELEQNGKKSATCVSSILIKDVEE; encoded by the coding sequence ATGACGTTTAAAATGAGTGACCTGCAAAAGGTTGCCAATGAACAGAAGAAACCACCTCCATGTGATACTACAATGCAAGTGGTTGTGCATGATGCAATGGAGGGCATTGCATATGGAACATGGACGGTTGATCGCAAGTATATAAATGGAATCGGCGTAGCAATGGGAGGTTTTCTTGCAGCAGCAGCGGATATTATGATGGCCTATGCGATTTCATCCAAATTGACGGATCAGCAAGGTTTTGCATCGATTGACCTTGATACTACCTTTCACCGACCGGTTGTTGAAGGGAAAGTGGAAATGACATCAAGAGTGGAACGCCTTGGCAGGACCTTGGCATATGTGGTGACGGAATTGGAACAGAACGGGAAAAAATCCGCCACCTGTGTGTCTTCCATTTTAATCAAAGATGTGGAGGAATGA
- a CDS encoding gamma carbonic anhydrase family protein, with translation MIYRYNAHQPDIHESVFIADGAKIIGNVTIGAESSIWFNTVIRGDEGPIKIGRRCNIQENSMCHLYEQFPLTLDDDVSIGHNAIVHGCTLHKGVLVGMGATVLDGAEIGDYSIIGANSLIPSGKKIPPRSLVVGSPGKVIRTLTDKDMEMIEETISTYMVKGQAFQKKEVFEKIVAK, from the coding sequence ATGATTTATCGATATAATGCACATCAGCCGGACATCCACGAATCGGTTTTTATTGCTGATGGAGCGAAAATAATAGGGAATGTAACAATTGGGGCGGAGTCCAGTATCTGGTTTAACACTGTTATTCGGGGTGATGAAGGTCCAATCAAGATTGGCAGACGCTGCAATATTCAGGAAAATAGCATGTGCCACCTGTATGAACAGTTCCCATTAACATTGGACGATGATGTATCCATTGGCCATAATGCAATTGTTCATGGTTGTACATTGCATAAAGGTGTACTGGTTGGTATGGGTGCCACTGTCCTCGATGGAGCGGAAATCGGTGATTATTCCATTATCGGTGCCAATAGTCTGATACCATCAGGGAAAAAGATACCTCCAAGATCACTTGTGGTCGGTTCACCCGGAAAAGTGATTCGAACCCTGACAGATAAGGACATGGAAATGATTGAGGAAACTATATCCACCTATATGGTGAAGGGGCAGGCATTTCAGAAGAAGGAAGTATTTGAAAAAATAGTAGCAAAATAA
- the paaX gene encoding phenylacetic acid degradation operon negative regulatory protein PaaX, which produces MEKQFNTRSMIFTLYGDYIRHHGNVIWIGSLIRLLKEFGHNEMSVRAAISRMNKQGWIQSEKIGNKSYYSLTERGKARMEEASKRIYKSKSPSWDGMWRMLVYTIPENKRHLRDELRKELVWSGFGLLSNSCWITPNPLEDQINRLVEKYEIADYVSFFRSTYEGMSTNQELVTKCWDIDDVNDRYSEFIRDYSQRYVIDKPKIEKGEISDGSCFVKAAMLVHQYRKFLFIDPNLPGELLPEKWLGDSAASLFTDYYQLLQSPANRFFESVFELGKISKVTK; this is translated from the coding sequence ATGGAAAAACAATTTAATACACGTTCCATGATATTCACGCTTTACGGTGATTACATCAGACATCATGGAAATGTCATCTGGATCGGCAGTCTTATTCGATTGCTGAAAGAATTCGGCCACAATGAAATGAGTGTACGGGCAGCAATTTCCCGGATGAATAAACAGGGCTGGATCCAATCTGAAAAAATTGGAAATAAAAGTTACTACTCGCTGACGGAACGGGGAAAAGCGCGGATGGAGGAAGCGTCCAAACGGATTTACAAGTCCAAGTCGCCTTCCTGGGATGGGATGTGGCGTATGCTTGTGTACACCATCCCGGAAAACAAAAGGCATCTTCGTGATGAATTACGTAAAGAACTCGTTTGGAGCGGCTTCGGCTTATTATCCAACAGCTGCTGGATTACCCCGAATCCACTGGAAGATCAAATAAACCGACTCGTTGAAAAATATGAAATTGCTGATTATGTATCTTTCTTCCGCTCGACATATGAGGGGATGAGTACTAATCAGGAACTTGTCACAAAGTGCTGGGATATCGATGATGTGAACGACCGTTATTCGGAGTTCATTCGGGACTATAGCCAGCGATATGTCATTGATAAGCCGAAAATTGAAAAAGGTGAAATCAGTGATGGAAGCTGTTTTGTAAAGGCTGCGATGCTGGTTCATCAATATAGAAAGTTTTTGTTTATTGACCCAAACTTGCCCGGTGAACTGCTGCCGGAAAAATGGCTTGGTGATTCAGCTGCATCGCTGTTTACCGACTATTATCAACTGCTGCAGAGTCCGGCCAACCGCTTTTTTGAATCCGTTTTTGAGCTTGGTAAGATAAGCAAGGTTACCAAATAA
- the paaA gene encoding 1,2-phenylacetyl-CoA epoxidase subunit PaaA gives MYNYIPDGDFVSDDYSEADQQKYEAFMKRIEAGEKIEADDWMPDDYRQALIKLISMHGISEIMGALPEKEWVPKAPTLKRKLGIMAKVQDEMGHGQLLLRVAEDLMKPYGKTRENLMEDLLSGDLKFHNVFHMPTKTWADAGMVGWMVDGAAIISQTNMLDASYGPYQRALQRICAEEVFHAQHGEAIIMALAEGNEYQRGILQESLNRWWPALLMFFGPPSADTTGSSKQDIMIKYRIRKSNNEELRQAFLDKYLPRAFSLGLTVPDDTIHYDDEKEQWIYQQPDWAEFKKIIKNNGPRSKERLRLREIAYEKNRWVRQALIPQEMPS, from the coding sequence ATGTACAATTACATTCCGGATGGGGACTTTGTATCGGATGACTATTCTGAAGCGGATCAGCAGAAATATGAAGCGTTTATGAAAAGAATTGAAGCAGGCGAAAAAATTGAAGCCGATGACTGGATGCCTGATGACTACCGGCAGGCACTTATCAAACTTATTTCCATGCATGGAATTAGTGAGATTATGGGCGCGCTGCCTGAAAAAGAATGGGTTCCGAAAGCGCCGACATTGAAGCGGAAACTCGGCATCATGGCAAAGGTGCAGGATGAGATGGGTCATGGTCAGCTGCTGCTTCGGGTGGCGGAAGATTTGATGAAGCCATATGGCAAAACGAGAGAAAATCTGATGGAGGATCTGCTGAGTGGTGATTTGAAGTTCCATAACGTCTTTCACATGCCGACAAAAACATGGGCAGATGCAGGCATGGTAGGCTGGATGGTTGATGGAGCAGCAATCATTTCCCAGACAAATATGCTGGACGCATCATATGGACCGTATCAGCGTGCACTCCAACGCATTTGTGCGGAAGAGGTTTTTCACGCACAGCATGGTGAAGCAATCATCATGGCACTTGCAGAAGGGAATGAATATCAGCGGGGAATTCTGCAGGAGTCCCTCAACCGCTGGTGGCCGGCACTTTTAATGTTCTTTGGTCCGCCGTCAGCAGACACAACCGGATCATCCAAACAGGATATTATGATTAAATACCGGATCCGGAAAAGCAATAACGAAGAATTGCGTCAGGCATTTTTGGATAAATACTTACCGCGCGCCTTTTCATTGGGATTAACGGTTCCCGATGACACGATTCATTACGACGACGAAAAGGAACAATGGATTTATCAGCAGCCGGATTGGGCGGAATTTAAGAAAATTATAAAGAATAACGGACCAAGGTCGAAAGAACGGCTCCGTTTACGGGAAATTGCCTATGAAAAAAATCGCTGGGTGCGACAGGCGCTGATCCCGCAGGAAATGCCTTCATAG
- the paaB gene encoding 1,2-phenylacetyl-CoA epoxidase subunit PaaB: MGKQDESKFYKEYEVFSKKSVKAPVQHQFSLLAPNDEMAMMMAQENFMRREDVLDVWVVQRKHIRSMTSEERTTWTKRLDNKQYRTTKGYGYLRKKWREKEQGMLDEKEIMSWKEVKKS, from the coding sequence ATGGGAAAACAGGATGAATCGAAATTTTATAAGGAATATGAAGTGTTCAGCAAGAAAAGTGTAAAAGCACCGGTCCAGCACCAATTCAGCCTGCTTGCACCAAATGATGAGATGGCAATGATGATGGCGCAGGAAAACTTTATGCGCCGGGAAGATGTGCTGGATGTTTGGGTTGTGCAGCGGAAACATATACGTTCGATGACAAGTGAGGAACGTACAACCTGGACGAAACGGCTGGATAATAAACAATACCGGACAACAAAAGGATACGGCTATTTGCGTAAGAAATGGCGTGAAAAAGAGCAGGGAATGCTTGACGAAAAAGAGATCATGTCGTGGAAAGAGGTGAAGAAATCGTGA
- the paaC gene encoding 1,2-phenylacetyl-CoA epoxidase subunit PaaC, translating to MERGEEIVTDKVESAEQAKQNKDYLNAITELLYQLADDEFIVAFRGSEWLGLAPHIEEDVAFSSITQNTMGHANMYFALLEELGEGEIDFLAHERPAEERRNAVFLEKRNGDGNYLEEPYFDWALAVVRQYFYETLKKIKLEALTESSYVPLANVARKVLMEQIYHLAHWKLWMQQLQHSSEEAHSRIQTRVEEAWGVFGDAFKLGPKGPEIVNNQLIASEEFIKKQWKKEVESVLVSPPAGMPECGLGNGRNQEHTADIHQAIATFSEVYASDKKAVW from the coding sequence GTGGAAAGAGGTGAAGAAATCGTGACGGATAAAGTGGAATCTGCCGAGCAGGCAAAACAGAATAAGGATTATTTGAATGCAATAACAGAATTGCTTTACCAGCTTGCGGATGATGAGTTTATTGTGGCATTCCGGGGATCTGAATGGCTCGGTCTTGCACCGCATATTGAGGAAGATGTTGCTTTTTCATCCATTACTCAAAATACGATGGGGCATGCGAATATGTACTTCGCGCTTTTGGAGGAGTTGGGGGAAGGTGAAATTGACTTCCTTGCCCATGAGCGGCCGGCGGAAGAACGGAGAAATGCCGTTTTTCTTGAGAAAAGAAACGGGGATGGAAACTATTTGGAGGAGCCGTATTTTGATTGGGCATTAGCTGTTGTGCGGCAGTATTTCTATGAGACTCTAAAAAAGATTAAATTGGAGGCACTTACAGAAAGTTCCTATGTTCCACTGGCAAATGTCGCCCGGAAAGTGTTGATGGAGCAGATCTATCATCTGGCACATTGGAAGCTATGGATGCAACAGCTGCAGCATTCAAGTGAAGAGGCGCATTCCAGAATTCAGACAAGAGTGGAAGAGGCATGGGGAGTCTTTGGTGATGCGTTTAAATTGGGGCCAAAGGGGCCTGAGATTGTGAACAATCAGTTGATTGCCAGTGAGGAGTTTATAAAAAAGCAATGGAAGAAGGAAGTGGAATCTGTACTTGTATCCCCGCCCGCCGGAATGCCCGAATGCGGACTCGGCAATGGGCGGAATCAGGAACATACAGCAGACATCCATCAGGCAATCGCGACTTTTTCAGAAGTTTATGCCAGTGATAAAAAAGCGGTTTGGTAG
- the paaD gene encoding 1,2-phenylacetyl-CoA epoxidase subunit PaaD, translated as MHVKQQRNEVYAVLRTVDDPELPTVSVYDLGMVHDLSIDGADVSISMVPTFAGCPALDIIEKDVKKAVEQIGWVNTCDVAFSFQYEWTTDAITVTGKENLKKHGIAPPPEDYIPGEQWTVNCPYCNSEYTSIENVFGPTACRSILYCMGCRNPFEAMKPVIKTTAGEKSG; from the coding sequence ATGCATGTGAAACAGCAGCGAAATGAAGTTTATGCCGTATTAAGGACGGTTGATGACCCGGAACTTCCCACGGTAAGTGTCTATGATTTGGGGATGGTTCATGATCTTTCAATTGACGGTGCGGATGTATCTATTTCAATGGTACCGACTTTTGCAGGGTGTCCCGCCCTTGATATTATCGAAAAAGATGTCAAAAAGGCGGTCGAACAAATCGGGTGGGTCAATACATGCGATGTGGCATTTTCATTTCAGTATGAGTGGACGACTGATGCCATTACAGTTACGGGGAAAGAGAATCTGAAAAAACATGGAATTGCCCCGCCTCCCGAAGATTATATTCCGGGCGAGCAATGGACAGTCAATTGTCCTTATTGTAATTCGGAGTATACGTCGATAGAAAATGTTTTCGGACCGACTGCATGCAGAAGTATTTTGTATTGTATGGGATGCAGAAATCCATTTGAGGCAATGAAGCCGGTTATCAAAACAACAGCCGGAGAAAAAAGCGGCTGA
- a CDS encoding EthD family reductase: MTKLIALYKQPENKEKFDEHYFNVHTPITKEIPGLREMKVTKIVGSPMGKSDYYLLCEMFYDDQDSLQKAMKTDEGKASGKDVMQFAGDLVTLMIGEELDG; this comes from the coding sequence ATGACAAAATTGATTGCGCTGTACAAACAACCGGAGAACAAGGAAAAATTTGATGAACATTACTTTAATGTGCATACACCGATTACGAAGGAAATCCCGGGTCTCCGGGAGATGAAAGTAACCAAAATTGTTGGCTCGCCAATGGGAAAGAGTGATTATTATTTACTCTGTGAAATGTTTTACGATGACCAGGATTCATTACAAAAAGCAATGAAAACAGATGAAGGAAAAGCTTCCGGAAAAGATGTGATGCAATTTGCGGGTGATCTTGTAACGTTAATGATTGGTGAGGAACTCGATGGGTAG
- a CDS encoding enoyl-CoA hydratase/isomerase family protein — MGSYEHINVTREDGIGVIQLDRPNVSNALNRQMVDEIVGEMEMLDRDETIRVIVVKGHDKFFAAGADIGEMAAERPMSLELLDPFAVWDRMTLIKKPLIASVNGFALGGGFELALHCDLIISGEKAKFGFPEVKLGVMPGAGGTQFLTKAMGRRKALEWIWLGEFMSAAEAEKFGVINRVVAPEMLDEETIRLAKQLTKQAPISLRLIKEAVHKAEELSLMDGMKLERKNFYLAFDSEDQKEGMQAFMDKRPPSFKGE; from the coding sequence ATGGGTAGTTACGAACATATCAACGTTACCAGGGAGGATGGCATTGGCGTAATACAGCTTGACAGACCAAACGTTTCCAATGCATTGAATCGGCAGATGGTCGATGAAATCGTCGGGGAAATGGAAATGCTTGACCGTGACGAAACAATCCGCGTCATTGTCGTGAAGGGGCACGACAAATTTTTTGCAGCAGGTGCGGATATTGGAGAAATGGCAGCGGAGCGGCCGATGTCGCTTGAACTTCTGGACCCATTTGCTGTATGGGACAGGATGACGCTGATAAAGAAACCGTTAATTGCCTCTGTCAATGGCTTTGCGCTTGGCGGCGGGTTTGAACTTGCCTTGCATTGTGATTTGATCATTTCCGGTGAAAAAGCAAAATTCGGTTTTCCGGAAGTAAAGCTCGGCGTTATGCCTGGAGCAGGGGGAACACAGTTTTTAACAAAGGCAATGGGGCGCAGGAAAGCACTCGAATGGATCTGGCTTGGAGAATTTATGAGCGCGGCAGAGGCAGAGAAATTTGGTGTGATTAACCGGGTAGTTGCTCCGGAAATGTTGGATGAAGAAACTATAAGATTGGCAAAGCAATTGACGAAACAGGCGCCAATTTCATTAAGACTCATCAAAGAAGCAGTACATAAAGCGGAAGAACTTTCCTTAATGGATGGGATGAAACTGGAGCGAAAGAATTTTTACCTGGCATTCGACTCGGAAGATCAGAAAGAGGGCATGCAGGCATTTATGGATAAACGCCCGCCTTCGTTCAAAGGGGAGTAA
- a CDS encoding enoyl-CoA hydratase/isomerase family protein: MEREGYQTITYFPENSIAMITLNRPKAYNAFTADMNKEITHALKAAAKNDAIRCVVITGSGKAFCAGEDLGGVDENTNHAEFLRRRYHPMMKAINDFPKPIIAAVNGTAAGAGMSLALAADFRLVQPGTKFVSAFMNIGLVPDSGFMYMLPRLIGYAKALEIAVLGKPITGDEALALGLATKVIEPEDWDEQVQQFSGKIAAMPTKAFSLIKRYMLDGMEQSYEAFLDKEAQAQRIAGMSGDHQEGLKAFQEKRKPEFSGN, from the coding sequence ATGGAGCGTGAAGGCTATCAAACGATAACGTATTTTCCGGAGAACAGTATTGCAATGATTACGCTGAACCGGCCAAAAGCGTATAACGCATTTACGGCTGACATGAATAAGGAAATCACACATGCATTAAAGGCTGCAGCTAAAAATGATGCCATTCGGTGTGTTGTGATTACCGGCAGTGGTAAGGCTTTCTGTGCCGGTGAGGATTTGGGCGGGGTGGATGAGAATACCAACCATGCTGAATTTCTTAGAAGACGCTATCATCCTATGATGAAGGCCATCAATGATTTTCCCAAACCGATTATTGCAGCGGTAAACGGTACAGCGGCAGGGGCGGGAATGAGTCTGGCGCTTGCAGCGGATTTCAGACTGGTACAGCCCGGGACAAAGTTTGTCAGTGCATTTATGAATATCGGACTTGTTCCGGATTCAGGCTTTATGTATATGCTTCCGCGCTTAATTGGTTACGCAAAGGCGCTTGAAATAGCGGTGCTGGGAAAACCGATTACCGGTGATGAAGCATTAGCGCTCGGGTTGGCAACAAAAGTGATTGAACCGGAAGACTGGGACGAACAGGTGCAGCAATTTTCCGGAAAAATTGCCGCAATGCCTACCAAAGCATTTTCACTGATTAAACGTTACATGCTGGATGGAATGGAGCAATCATATGAAGCGTTTTTGGATAAGGAAGCACAGGCACAGCGGATTGCCGGTATGTCCGGTGATCATCAGGAGGGGTTAAAGGCGTTTCAGGAAAAACGAAAACCGGAATTCAGCGGCAACTAA
- a CDS encoding aldehyde dehydrogenase family protein yields the protein MKRDHYAMVINGERVEGGAGETFETYDPAKGEMLATVAKAHEEDAEKAVQAARNAFDHGKWRKYPVGKRSRVLNNIAGIMRKRFKELIEMEVLNSGKSIGAAQVQVNQAIEDFEFYAGAIVGHRGNVNNMPYGFFNYTHKEPVGVCAQIIPWNYPMMMAAWKIAPALAAGCSVVVKPASLTPVTAILLNEICHEAGVPEGVVNTVPGSGQVVGDYLVQHEDVNKVAFTGSTPTGKDIMGKASDTLKRITLELGGKSPNIVFEDADMEAAVAGSLFGIFFNTGQSCEARSRMFVHESIYDEFMERFIEKTKKLKSGDPFDKGTHLGSIISRDQVDVIDGYVQSARDEGATIVTGGKVMHVEGFENGHWYEPTVITDVTPDMKAVQEEIFGPVVVVEKFTDEKEVVKRANDTKYGLGSAIWTTNQARATRVAHQIQAGIVMVNSPFSAFPGTPFGGYKESGFGRELAVESLDLYMEDKSVLSYYGSKPLNPFGI from the coding sequence ATGAAACGGGATCATTATGCAATGGTTATTAACGGAGAACGCGTGGAAGGCGGTGCCGGTGAAACATTTGAAACATACGACCCGGCAAAAGGTGAGATGCTGGCTACTGTTGCAAAGGCACATGAGGAAGACGCAGAAAAAGCAGTTCAGGCTGCCCGGAATGCATTTGACCATGGAAAATGGCGCAAGTATCCCGTTGGCAAACGTTCGCGAGTGCTGAATAATATTGCCGGGATTATGCGGAAACGGTTCAAAGAGCTGATTGAAATGGAAGTTTTGAACAGCGGTAAGTCGATTGGAGCAGCCCAGGTTCAGGTTAATCAGGCTATTGAGGATTTTGAATTTTATGCAGGGGCCATTGTCGGCCATCGCGGTAATGTGAATAATATGCCATATGGATTTTTCAACTATACACATAAAGAACCTGTCGGCGTGTGTGCGCAGATTATCCCGTGGAATTATCCGATGATGATGGCAGCATGGAAGATTGCACCGGCACTTGCAGCGGGATGTTCTGTTGTTGTAAAGCCAGCGAGTCTTACGCCGGTAACTGCAATCCTTCTGAATGAAATTTGCCATGAAGCAGGCGTTCCAGAGGGAGTTGTTAATACAGTTCCGGGTTCCGGCCAGGTTGTAGGGGATTATCTTGTGCAGCATGAGGATGTTAACAAGGTGGCATTTACAGGTTCGACGCCAACCGGAAAAGATATTATGGGCAAAGCATCAGATACATTAAAACGTATTACGCTTGAACTTGGCGGAAAATCGCCAAACATCGTATTCGAAGATGCAGACATGGAAGCGGCCGTTGCAGGATCTCTGTTTGGTATATTTTTCAATACCGGACAATCGTGTGAAGCACGGTCACGCATGTTCGTGCACGAATCTATTTATGATGAATTTATGGAACGGTTTATTGAAAAAACGAAAAAACTGAAGTCCGGCGACCCATTTGATAAAGGGACCCATTTAGGTTCTATCATCAGCAGGGATCAGGTTGATGTGATCGATGGTTATGTTCAGTCTGCCAGGGATGAAGGTGCAACCATTGTAACAGGCGGAAAAGTTATGCATGTGGAAGGGTTTGAAAATGGTCACTGGTATGAGCCGACTGTCATTACTGATGTAACACCGGATATGAAAGCTGTCCAAGAAGAAATTTTTGGACCGGTTGTTGTCGTTGAGAAATTCACTGATGAAAAGGAAGTTGTCAAACGGGCGAACGACACAAAATATGGACTTGGATCAGCGATTTGGACGACGAATCAGGCACGGGCAACCCGTGTTGCACATCAGATTCAGGCCGGAATTGTTATGGTAAACAGTCCATTTTCCGCATTTCCGGGAACCCCGTTCGGAGGGTATAAGGAATCCGGATTCGGCAGGGAATTGGCGGTTGAATCGCTTGATCTGTATATGGAGGATAAAAGTGTTCTTTCATACTATGGTTCCAAGCCATTGAATCCATTCGGCATTTAA
- a CDS encoding 3-hydroxyacyl-CoA dehydrogenase codes for MTIENITVVGAGVMGRGIAYVSALAGFSTTLVDISGEKLEEAVVYAERTAEKGMKLGKVTQEQAEAMTSKLQTSLELERAAASTDLVIEAVPENRKLKKSVMETASQYAPDHAIIASNTSTISPTELASFTNRPEQFTVMHFFNPVHRMKLVEIVKGLDTKDETFAAIRMVAEQMGKETVEVNEFPGFVTSRISAMVGNEAFHMLQEGVASAEDIDKAIKLGLNYPMGPLELGDLVGLDTRLNNLKYLHETLGEKYRPAPLLEQYVKAGRLGRKTGKGVYDYTDKSELIRK; via the coding sequence ATGACCATTGAAAATATTACGGTTGTGGGGGCTGGTGTAATGGGGCGCGGGATAGCTTATGTCTCCGCCCTTGCCGGTTTTTCCACGACATTGGTGGATATTTCCGGTGAAAAACTGGAGGAAGCGGTTGTCTATGCAGAACGGACAGCTGAAAAAGGGATGAAACTAGGAAAAGTAACTCAGGAACAGGCGGAGGCAATGACATCCAAGCTTCAGACATCGCTTGAACTGGAACGTGCAGCCGCAAGCACGGACCTTGTCATTGAAGCTGTACCGGAAAATCGCAAACTGAAAAAAAGTGTGATGGAAACCGCTTCGCAATATGCGCCGGACCATGCCATTATTGCTTCCAACACATCTACTATCAGCCCAACGGAACTCGCATCATTTACGAACCGGCCGGAACAGTTTACGGTCATGCATTTTTTTAACCCGGTTCACCGGATGAAACTTGTGGAAATCGTTAAGGGACTGGATACAAAAGATGAGACATTTGCTGCCATTCGAATGGTTGCCGAACAGATGGGCAAGGAGACAGTTGAAGTGAATGAGTTTCCGGGTTTTGTGACAAGCCGGATCAGTGCGATGGTCGGAAATGAGGCTTTTCATATGCTGCAGGAGGGAGTGGCATCTGCAGAAGATATCGATAAAGCGATTAAGCTTGGCCTGAACTATCCAATGGGACCACTGGAGCTCGGGGACCTTGTCGGACTCGATACACGGCTCAACAATTTAAAGTATTTGCACGAAACACTTGGTGAGAAGTATCGTCCGGCACCGCTATTGGAGCAATACGTAAAGGCAGGCAGACTCGGACGAAAAACCGGTAAGGGTGTATATGATTATACCGATAAAAGTGAGTTGATTAGGAAATGA